From the Pedobacter cryoconitis genome, one window contains:
- a CDS encoding LytR/AlgR family response regulator transcription factor — MNIVIIEDEIKTAKALAKMILLIQPSAQIAATIQSVKTAVAYLSENANPDLIFMDVQLADGNCFEIFKQVQVLSPVIFCTAFDEYAMDAFKANGVDYILKPFSTESLQSAFEKVALLKNFFQVNEQASLQINKLLDPAGKTGFLVFKNNKYSTIQTHDIACFYIRDEITTLVTVNSEEYAISQSLEELYKVLNPKQFFRINRQYLISYSAVKEVEHYFARKLLVKLNISTAEQLIIGKDKATLFLNWLDNR; from the coding sequence ATGAATATCGTAATCATAGAAGATGAGATCAAAACGGCTAAAGCATTGGCCAAAATGATCCTGTTAATCCAGCCCTCTGCTCAGATTGCTGCGACTATTCAAAGCGTTAAAACGGCAGTAGCTTATCTTTCGGAGAATGCCAATCCTGATCTGATCTTCATGGATGTTCAATTAGCTGATGGCAATTGTTTTGAAATTTTCAAACAGGTTCAGGTGCTCTCCCCTGTTATCTTTTGTACAGCTTTTGATGAATATGCGATGGATGCTTTTAAGGCAAATGGTGTGGATTATATTTTAAAACCTTTCTCAACTGAGAGTCTCCAAAGTGCGTTTGAAAAAGTAGCCCTGCTTAAGAATTTTTTCCAGGTCAACGAACAGGCTTCACTTCAAATCAATAAGCTACTGGATCCGGCCGGTAAAACAGGGTTTTTAGTTTTTAAAAACAATAAATACAGCACCATACAAACTCACGATATTGCCTGCTTTTATATCCGTGATGAAATCACGACGCTGGTCACTGTTAACAGTGAAGAATACGCAATTTCACAATCGCTGGAAGAACTTTACAAAGTGCTGAACCCGAAACAATTCTTTCGGATCAATCGTCAGTACTTGATTAGTTATAGTGCCGTTAAAGAAGTAGAACACTACTTTGCCCGTAAATTGCTTGTTAAACTGAATATTTCCACTGCTGAACAATTGATCATAGGAAAAGATAAAGCCACCTTATTCTTAAACTGGCTGGATAACCGGTAA
- a CDS encoding sensor histidine kinase: protein MLSSKINYSAHKSVFFVPAKIIWFSSLFMGILASIPKILQLHVTAVELAVDASIAFLFSLSTWYFNIYGLPKFSNIPVTNRFFNLRLLYSIFFGIVLMLILVGIHQVLFPGYHFQSMILMYQFRGILINLTIYMFLYFLYQTYRNHQIELELERVKADHLTAQYESLKQQVNPHFLFNSLNTLKSMVEIEDKHSAEFILNLSDFYRFTLEKRKQDVIPLAEELSILHSYMFLLSARFEEGIIFDDQIPESYSTSLIPPFTLQLLVENCIKHNVVSLEQPLTIFLSVNKDMLCIQNNLQLKMNPDPSLKMGLENINQRYQHLNGKNIEIEENPGSFTVKLPLI from the coding sequence ATGTTATCCAGCAAAATCAATTATTCAGCGCATAAATCAGTCTTTTTTGTCCCGGCAAAAATCATTTGGTTCAGCTCCTTATTTATGGGCATACTTGCCTCTATACCAAAAATCCTGCAACTTCATGTAACTGCTGTAGAATTGGCTGTAGACGCTTCTATTGCTTTTTTATTCTCTCTTTCTACCTGGTATTTCAACATTTACGGCTTACCGAAGTTTTCCAATATCCCGGTAACCAACAGGTTTTTTAATCTCAGGTTGCTTTACAGTATCTTCTTTGGAATCGTGCTGATGCTGATTCTTGTTGGTATTCACCAGGTATTATTTCCAGGATATCATTTTCAATCTATGATCTTAATGTATCAATTCCGCGGCATACTGATCAACCTGACTATCTATATGTTCTTATATTTTTTATATCAAACCTATAGGAATCATCAAATTGAACTGGAGCTGGAACGTGTTAAAGCTGATCACCTGACTGCACAATATGAATCACTAAAACAGCAAGTTAACCCGCATTTTCTCTTTAATAGCTTGAATACATTAAAGTCAATGGTGGAAATTGAAGACAAGCATAGTGCTGAATTTATTTTAAACCTCTCAGATTTTTACAGATTTACCCTGGAAAAACGAAAGCAGGATGTTATTCCCTTAGCAGAAGAATTAAGCATCTTGCATTCGTATATGTTTTTATTAAGTGCCCGGTTTGAAGAAGGGATCATTTTCGACGATCAGATACCTGAAAGCTATTCCACCTCCTTAATCCCACCATTTACCCTGCAATTATTAGTAGAAAACTGCATCAAACATAATGTAGTTTCACTCGAACAACCGTTAACTATCTTCTTATCTGTCAATAAAGATATGCTTTGCATTCAGAACAATTTGCAGCTAAAAATGAATCCGGACCCCTCTTTAAAAATGGGACTGGAAAATATAAACCAGCGCTACCAGCATCTGAATGGGAAAAACATAGAAATAGAAGAAAATCCCGGATCATTTACTGTTAAACTTCCACTGATATGA
- a CDS encoding cytochrome P460 family protein, with product MKKPLYKRRTIRVLAILLLCFGILQLFRPELKKQPVTADFNGPENVKAILKTACYDCHSNEPDLKWFDHLQPAYSIALADIEEGKAGLNFSEWGNMAPGDQKARLFEILNQITTGSMPLKSYQVLHRSANLDPAEIVIVKNYVAGMIKDHPADTALINTANKQFNNWNEQHLKAEKLPETLTGVPYQPGYKNWQVVSTTDRIDNNTMRVIFGNPVAIKAIAEHQINPWPEGTIFAKVAWDKLQDADGNVKTGAFKQVEYMIKDSKKYKDTKGWGWARFKTMKLLPYGKNIGYATECVNCHRPMSNNDFVFTLPVKH from the coding sequence ATGAAAAAACCCCTTTATAAACGAAGAACAATACGGGTATTAGCCATCCTGCTGCTTTGTTTTGGTATCCTGCAACTCTTCAGGCCCGAATTAAAAAAGCAACCTGTAACCGCAGATTTTAACGGCCCCGAAAATGTAAAGGCTATTTTAAAAACAGCCTGTTATGACTGTCATTCCAATGAACCAGATCTCAAATGGTTTGATCATCTTCAACCAGCCTACAGTATTGCACTCGCGGATATTGAAGAAGGCAAAGCGGGCCTTAACTTTTCTGAATGGGGCAACATGGCACCAGGCGATCAGAAAGCCAGGCTATTTGAAATCCTTAACCAGATCACTACAGGAAGCATGCCATTGAAAAGTTACCAGGTACTGCACCGTTCAGCGAACCTGGATCCGGCTGAGATAGTTATTGTCAAAAACTACGTTGCAGGTATGATTAAAGACCATCCCGCAGATACTGCCCTGATCAATACAGCGAATAAACAATTCAATAACTGGAATGAACAGCACCTTAAAGCAGAGAAACTGCCAGAAACACTGACTGGTGTTCCTTATCAGCCCGGCTATAAAAACTGGCAGGTGGTGAGCACAACTGATCGGATTGACAATAATACCATGCGGGTAATCTTTGGAAACCCTGTTGCCATTAAAGCCATAGCTGAACATCAGATTAACCCGTGGCCAGAAGGAACTATTTTCGCTAAAGTTGCATGGGATAAACTACAGGATGCCGATGGAAATGTCAAAACAGGTGCGTTCAAGCAAGTAGAATATATGATTAAAGACAGTAAGAAATATAAGGATACAAAAGGCTGGGGCTGGGCAAGGTTCAAAACAATGAAACTGCTGCCTTATGGTAAAAACATTGGATACGCAACTGAATGTGTCAACTGTCACCGCCCGATGTCCAATAATGATTTTGTATTCACCCTTCCAGTTAAACATTAA
- the treZ gene encoding malto-oligosyltrehalose trehalohydrolase has protein sequence MEILKRGIGVNFNPLNEAVVKVWAPGATQVSIATETLLLELKPDLAGYWSLCTALIKPGDLYWFVIDKEKRLADPASLAQPDGVHGGSLAINTAYNWTDSSWENIPLQDYIFYEIHTAAFSSEGTFKGIINHIDHLIELGITAIELMPVASFPGKRNWGYDGVFPFSVQESYGGAAGLQELVDVCHQKGLAVVLDVVYNHVGPEGNYLSAFGPYFTDKYKTPWGNAVNFDDQGSDGVRNYFIENVLMWFRDFHIDALRLDAVHAIKDFGALHILEEIRCHTSLLLEKTGRKHYLIAECDLNDPRYITAIGENGLGMDAQWVDEFHHALRVTAGEPARGYYEDFSGIQHLAKSYIDAYVYTGMYSVVREKTFGRKAFGKNDNQFVVFSQNHDQIGNRMLGERTSKLFSFEMCKLMAGAVLFSPFLPLLFMGEEWGETNPFLYFVDHSDPELITQVRNGRAEEFAAMFDQGETPDPQDEGTFNQSRLNWELIGEHRHACIFRYYQQLISLRKKYFSFIAHESPEVSVLEAQNSLLLERKCADPTELIWCVLNFSTEQLVLDIPDHISILKELINSASLIWLGPGEPSSADLNHQIIVSPESFIAYSAKYV, from the coding sequence ATGGAAATATTAAAAAGAGGCATCGGTGTAAATTTTAATCCTCTTAACGAGGCAGTAGTTAAAGTTTGGGCACCAGGCGCCACACAGGTTTCCATAGCTACCGAAACATTACTATTGGAGCTTAAACCTGATTTAGCTGGCTACTGGTCGCTTTGCACAGCACTGATCAAACCTGGTGATTTGTACTGGTTTGTAATAGATAAGGAAAAACGTTTGGCCGACCCTGCTTCTTTAGCGCAGCCTGACGGTGTACATGGCGGTTCTCTGGCCATCAACACCGCTTATAACTGGACAGACTCTTCGTGGGAAAACATCCCTTTGCAAGATTATATTTTTTATGAAATACACACTGCTGCTTTTAGTAGTGAAGGTACTTTTAAGGGAATTATCAATCATATTGACCACTTAATTGAGCTTGGGATTACAGCAATTGAGCTGATGCCTGTCGCTTCATTTCCAGGAAAGCGGAATTGGGGATATGATGGTGTTTTTCCTTTTTCAGTTCAGGAATCGTATGGAGGTGCGGCCGGTTTGCAGGAGTTGGTCGATGTATGTCACCAGAAAGGACTTGCAGTGGTTTTAGATGTGGTTTATAACCATGTTGGCCCTGAGGGAAATTATCTAAGTGCTTTTGGGCCGTATTTTACAGATAAATATAAAACGCCCTGGGGCAATGCTGTCAATTTTGATGACCAGGGAAGTGATGGGGTCAGGAATTACTTCATAGAAAATGTACTGATGTGGTTCCGTGATTTTCACATTGATGCTTTAAGACTTGATGCAGTTCATGCAATCAAGGATTTTGGCGCGTTGCATATTCTGGAAGAAATCAGGTGCCATACAAGTTTATTACTGGAAAAAACCGGACGTAAACATTACCTGATTGCAGAATGTGATTTGAATGATCCACGCTATATCACTGCAATTGGGGAGAATGGTTTAGGAATGGATGCGCAGTGGGTGGATGAGTTTCACCATGCGTTACGGGTAACTGCTGGTGAGCCTGCCAGGGGTTATTATGAAGATTTTTCCGGTATACAGCATCTTGCGAAATCTTATATAGACGCTTATGTTTATACAGGTATGTACTCAGTTGTACGTGAAAAAACATTTGGACGCAAGGCATTTGGAAAGAATGACAATCAGTTTGTTGTCTTTTCTCAGAACCATGATCAGATTGGTAACAGGATGCTGGGAGAACGTACAAGTAAGCTCTTCAGCTTTGAAATGTGTAAACTAATGGCTGGCGCTGTACTGTTTTCTCCTTTTTTACCTTTATTATTTATGGGAGAGGAATGGGGAGAGACTAACCCGTTCCTTTATTTCGTAGACCATTCAGACCCGGAGTTGATTACGCAGGTCAGGAATGGCAGAGCTGAAGAGTTTGCAGCGATGTTTGATCAGGGAGAAACACCTGATCCGCAGGATGAAGGTACTTTTAATCAATCCCGGCTAAATTGGGAACTGATTGGTGAACACCGGCATGCTTGTATTTTCCGCTATTATCAGCAGTTGATTTCTCTGCGTAAAAAGTACTTCAGCTTTATTGCCCATGAATCTCCGGAAGTCAGTGTGCTGGAGGCACAAAATTCTTTGTTGCTGGAAAGAAAATGTGCTGACCCGACTGAGCTTATCTGGTGTGTGCTCAATTTTTCAACTGAACAACTGGTGCTCGATATTCCTGATCATATCAGTATTTTAAAGGAGTTGATTAACTCTGCATCTTTAATATGGCTTGGCCCCGGCGAACCTTCATCAGCCGATCTTAATCACCAGATTATTGTATCCCCAGAATCTTTCATAGCTTATTCCGCTAAATATGTTTAA
- the treY gene encoding malto-oligosyltrehalose synthase, whose protein sequence is MFNPISTYRIQFHADFTFNDFRKLIPYLHQLGVKTIYASPIFTAVPGSMHGYDGINPIQINPEIGSLAELKLIAKELAAVKMGWIQDIVPNHMAYDYRNPWLMDVLKKGEQSKYRNHFDIISKDLAKEPLMAPFLGAGLAEEIANEKFSLVKQKGAWFLKYNESYWPLRKGTDLKGSMQEITGQQFYRLCSYQESNERMNYRRFFTVNSLICLNMQSKATFDDFHVLIKELIDQKIFQGLRIDHIDGLFDPMQYLENLRALCGEDVYIVAEKILEPGEVLPTEWPIQGTTGYDYLGLANQLYTNEQSEKKFDKFYKNLTDDHQLVEEQIHEKKRKILSTAMQGELENLFQLLLNILPEGSERLATGDFGVFKHIISELLILCPVYRFYGNAYPLPQQEMEAMEKLFAELEKDKELLKPVQLIKKALLYDHISFYQRLMQFSGPLMAKGVEDTLMYTYSRHIGNNEVGDSPAVFGLKVADFHEAVLNRGENWPLTMNSTATHDTKRGEDARARLSILTDLRGEWLQQVKDWNVLNATDGAAPDENDTYFIYQTLVSTYDEREDREVYQNRFLDYMQKALREAKEKSGWENPDAEYEAATSAFVVRILDTQREFWSVFIDFFRRLAHLGMVKSLSSLILKHGVPGIPDTYQGTELWDFSMVDPDNRRAVDYGLRKQYMEDFLKKSFNIKLLWQESSAGEIKLLILQKLLKFRAEYAELFRSGLYIPLKVTGTHAADFIAFARRYQTDWAIFVVPVNVAALLTEQKSLHFGLGDTQVVLPAEAPLAYVDLIENQSCEVKDSVLVLQDVFKSVPFGILHQKVEHQERGAGILMHITSLPSAFGIGDLGPEAINFIDFLAASGQKYWQILPLNPVLDTQAYSPYASSSVMAANPVLISPELLIKDGLLENDDFKTKHLKVKRKVNFASVVQKKKRLLNLAYEQFKQKFEGKGQEFSDFSSSQAYWLEDYAVYEVLKTLNADKPWYEWPSELKNKDLSALSEFKAQHEDEINEVKWYQFIFFRQWKELKAYAVSLNIKLIGDLPFYAALDSCDVWANQELFEISSSGEMKGVAGVPPDYFNADGQLWGMPVYNWKAMEKSKYDWWVQRIRRNIDLYDLIRLDHFRAFSSYWEVPAGSSSAKFGSWKKGPGRQVFDFLAAQFGNIPFIAEDLGEIDVEVVALRDHYELPGMKVLQFAFGEDSPASVHAPHNFTSVNCLVYTGTHDNNTTRNWYEKDINQDDKARINSYTGSKVSKGNIAHVLIRLAYASTANVVIVPVQDILNKGAKARMNVPASIKRNWVWRVKSRELNDAIRVYLHDLVKLYGRS, encoded by the coding sequence ATGTTTAATCCGATCTCTACTTACCGCATTCAATTTCATGCGGATTTTACTTTTAATGATTTTCGTAAATTGATCCCTTATTTGCATCAGTTAGGTGTAAAGACAATTTATGCTTCGCCAATTTTCACCGCTGTTCCTGGAAGTATGCATGGTTATGATGGCATCAATCCAATACAGATTAATCCGGAGATCGGTTCGTTAGCGGAACTTAAATTAATCGCTAAAGAGCTGGCTGCTGTAAAAATGGGCTGGATACAAGACATTGTACCCAATCATATGGCTTATGATTACCGGAATCCATGGCTAATGGACGTGTTAAAAAAGGGGGAGCAGTCAAAATACAGAAATCATTTTGATATTATCTCAAAGGATTTGGCAAAAGAACCATTAATGGCGCCTTTTCTGGGAGCTGGTTTAGCGGAAGAGATCGCGAATGAAAAGTTTTCACTAGTAAAGCAAAAAGGAGCATGGTTTTTAAAATATAACGAGAGTTACTGGCCATTGAGAAAAGGTACTGACCTGAAAGGTTCGATGCAGGAGATAACCGGGCAGCAGTTTTACCGTTTATGTTCTTATCAGGAAAGCAACGAACGCATGAATTACCGCCGTTTTTTTACGGTGAATAGCTTGATTTGTCTGAATATGCAATCGAAGGCTACTTTTGACGATTTTCATGTTTTAATTAAAGAGCTTATAGACCAGAAGATATTCCAGGGATTGAGGATCGATCATATCGACGGGCTTTTTGATCCGATGCAGTACCTGGAAAATTTAAGAGCGCTTTGTGGGGAGGATGTTTATATCGTCGCAGAGAAAATTTTAGAGCCTGGAGAGGTTTTACCTACAGAATGGCCCATACAGGGGACTACAGGATATGATTACCTTGGACTAGCCAACCAGTTGTATACCAATGAGCAGTCGGAAAAGAAGTTTGATAAATTTTATAAAAATCTGACTGATGACCATCAGCTTGTTGAAGAACAGATCCATGAAAAGAAACGTAAAATTCTAAGTACTGCGATGCAGGGGGAGCTTGAAAATCTCTTCCAGCTTTTGCTGAATATTTTACCGGAAGGATCAGAACGACTGGCAACCGGAGATTTCGGGGTATTTAAACACATCATCTCTGAACTTTTAATTCTATGCCCGGTTTACCGGTTTTATGGAAATGCTTATCCACTGCCACAGCAGGAAATGGAGGCTATGGAAAAGCTGTTTGCAGAATTGGAAAAAGATAAAGAATTATTAAAGCCGGTTCAATTGATAAAAAAAGCACTGCTTTATGATCACATATCTTTTTATCAAAGATTGATGCAATTCTCCGGGCCGTTAATGGCTAAAGGTGTGGAGGATACTTTAATGTATACTTACAGCAGGCATATCGGCAATAATGAAGTTGGAGATTCTCCGGCAGTTTTTGGATTAAAGGTGGCAGATTTTCATGAGGCTGTCCTGAACAGAGGTGAAAACTGGCCATTGACTATGAATTCTACTGCTACGCATGATACTAAGCGTGGAGAAGATGCCAGGGCAAGGCTGAGCATCCTTACTGATCTCAGAGGAGAATGGTTGCAGCAGGTGAAGGATTGGAACGTGTTAAATGCAACGGATGGAGCTGCTCCTGATGAAAATGATACCTATTTCATTTATCAGACCCTGGTGTCAACTTATGATGAGCGGGAAGACCGTGAGGTTTATCAAAACAGGTTTCTTGACTATATGCAAAAAGCCTTACGTGAGGCTAAAGAGAAATCCGGGTGGGAGAATCCGGACGCAGAGTATGAGGCTGCAACCAGTGCATTTGTGGTCAGAATTCTCGATACTCAACGTGAATTCTGGTCTGTTTTCATTGATTTTTTCCGAAGACTAGCACATTTGGGCATGGTGAAATCATTGTCTTCTTTAATTCTTAAACATGGGGTTCCGGGGATTCCTGATACTTACCAGGGTACGGAGCTTTGGGATTTTAGTATGGTAGATCCTGATAACCGCAGGGCTGTAGATTATGGGCTACGCAAACAGTATATGGAGGATTTTTTAAAAAAATCATTCAATATCAAATTATTGTGGCAGGAAAGCTCGGCAGGAGAAATCAAATTACTGATTTTGCAGAAACTGCTAAAGTTCAGAGCGGAATATGCTGAGTTATTCAGATCCGGATTATATATCCCGCTAAAGGTTACTGGTACGCATGCAGCTGATTTTATTGCTTTTGCACGCAGATATCAAACGGACTGGGCAATATTTGTAGTGCCTGTGAATGTTGCAGCGCTATTAACTGAGCAGAAGAGTTTGCATTTCGGGTTAGGGGATACTCAGGTTGTTTTACCTGCGGAGGCTCCGTTGGCTTATGTTGATTTAATAGAGAATCAGAGCTGTGAAGTTAAGGATAGTGTTCTTGTGTTACAGGATGTTTTTAAATCTGTACCATTTGGCATCCTGCATCAAAAAGTTGAACATCAGGAAAGGGGCGCCGGGATTTTAATGCATATTACTTCATTGCCTTCTGCATTTGGTATTGGTGACCTTGGCCCGGAAGCAATTAATTTTATTGATTTTTTAGCCGCTTCTGGTCAAAAATACTGGCAGATATTACCTTTAAATCCTGTGCTGGATACGCAAGCTTATTCTCCGTATGCCTCCAGTTCGGTCATGGCTGCAAATCCTGTTTTAATTAGTCCGGAACTCTTAATCAAAGATGGACTGCTGGAGAATGATGATTTTAAAACAAAGCACCTGAAGGTCAAAAGAAAAGTCAATTTTGCTTCGGTCGTTCAAAAGAAAAAGAGATTGTTAAACTTAGCTTATGAGCAGTTTAAACAAAAGTTTGAGGGGAAGGGTCAGGAGTTTTCAGACTTTTCTTCCAGCCAGGCTTACTGGCTGGAAGACTATGCAGTGTATGAAGTACTAAAGACTTTAAATGCTGATAAACCGTGGTATGAATGGCCTTCTGAGTTGAAAAACAAGGATTTGTCTGCTTTATCAGAATTTAAAGCTCAGCATGAGGATGAAATAAATGAGGTTAAATGGTATCAGTTTATATTCTTCAGGCAATGGAAAGAATTGAAGGCATATGCAGTGAGCTTAAATATAAAGTTAATTGGTGATCTTCCATTTTATGCTGCACTGGATTCCTGTGATGTGTGGGCTAACCAGGAGCTGTTTGAAATCAGTTCTTCAGGAGAGATGAAGGGCGTCGCCGGGGTTCCGCCAGATTATTTTAATGCCGATGGACAGCTTTGGGGGATGCCAGTTTATAATTGGAAAGCGATGGAAAAGTCAAAATATGACTGGTGGGTGCAAAGAATAAGGAGAAATATTGATTTGTATGACTTAATCCGCCTGGATCATTTTCGTGCGTTTTCATCTTATTGGGAAGTTCCCGCGGGAAGCAGTTCTGCAAAATTTGGCAGTTGGAAAAAGGGGCCGGGAAGGCAGGTTTTCGATTTTCTAGCCGCACAATTTGGAAATATCCCTTTTATTGCAGAAGATCTGGGGGAAATTGATGTAGAGGTGGTAGCGCTCCGTGACCACTATGAGCTGCCTGGGATGAAGGTCTTACAGTTTGCTTTTGGAGAAGATAGCCCGGCGTCCGTTCATGCACCCCATAATTTTACTTCGGTCAATTGCCTGGTTTATACGGGAACCCATGATAACAATACAACCAGAAACTGGTATGAAAAAGATATTAATCAGGATGACAAAGCAAGAATTAACAGTTATACGGGTTCAAAAGTTTCTAAGGGAAACATCGCGCACGTATTGATCAGGTTAGCTTATGCATCAACTGCCAATGTTGTCATCGTTCCGGTACAGGATATTTTGAACAAAGGGGCAAAAGCAAGGATGAATGTTCCTGCTTCGATTAAGCGGAATTGGGTATGGCGGGTAAAGTCCAGGGAGTTGAATGATGCTATACGTGTTTATTTACATGATTTAGTTAAATTATATGGACGTTCATAA
- a CDS encoding helix-turn-helix domain-containing protein gives MKHYKILSELHKENGFPPPENPLFSIYECNSQLCTIGNREFTTDFYVIGLKKVIAGVIKYGRTKYDHECGSMLFFKPRQVIEMRDLELEEEAFLIFIHEDFLNGHALHQDIKKYHYFDYEINEALHLTPREEKTIWELYHKIENEYCDNQDEYSREIILANVDTMLKYAQRFYKRQFINRTDISARTVTKFNEELAHYVESGFLDTKGLPSVNAIAEKLNISPGYLSNLLKVESGKTALEHIHIYLISEAKNRLIGKDQNISEIAYALGFENLSYFSRLFKKEVGVSPNSFKKQMTN, from the coding sequence ATGAAACATTATAAAATCCTTAGTGAATTACATAAAGAGAACGGATTTCCACCACCAGAAAATCCGCTATTCAGCATTTATGAATGTAACAGCCAGCTTTGTACCATTGGTAACCGGGAATTTACGACCGATTTTTATGTAATTGGCCTGAAGAAAGTTATAGCCGGTGTAATCAAATACGGACGCACAAAATATGATCATGAATGTGGTTCTATGCTATTTTTCAAACCACGGCAAGTAATTGAAATGCGGGATCTTGAACTCGAAGAAGAAGCTTTCCTGATATTTATTCATGAAGATTTTTTAAATGGTCATGCTCTTCATCAGGATATTAAAAAGTATCACTACTTCGATTACGAGATCAATGAAGCATTGCACCTCACTCCAAGGGAAGAAAAAACAATATGGGAATTGTATCACAAAATTGAAAATGAATACTGTGACAATCAGGATGAATATAGCCGGGAGATTATCCTGGCAAATGTAGACACCATGCTAAAATATGCCCAGCGTTTTTACAAAAGACAGTTTATCAATCGTACAGATATTTCTGCCAGAACAGTAACAAAATTTAATGAAGAATTAGCGCATTATGTTGAAAGTGGATTTTTAGACACTAAGGGGCTGCCTTCAGTGAATGCTATCGCAGAAAAACTAAATATATCGCCAGGTTATTTAAGTAACCTGTTAAAAGTGGAAAGTGGGAAAACCGCATTAGAACACATTCATATTTACCTGATTTCTGAGGCAAAAAACCGGCTGATTGGCAAAGATCAAAATATATCTGAAATTGCTTATGCCCTGGGTTTTGAAAATTTATCTTATTTTTCAAGATTATTTAAAAAAGAAGTTGGCGTTAGTCCAAATAGCTTTAAAAAGCAAATGACCAATTAG
- a CDS encoding SDR family NAD(P)-dependent oxidoreductase: MSKIILITGASRGFGKLWAKALLKRGDKVAATARNIEDLNDLVSEFGNSVFPVKLNVDDREACFEAVQKVKDHFGRIDVLVNNAGFGLFGAIEETNEQQARAQMETNFFGVLWLSQAIVPVMRAQKSGHIIQVSSFLGLITLPVLGLYNASKYAVNGLSETLATEVKSFGINVSLIEPNGFSTDWSGASSIRTEANEVYNPLKKAFSEGATPESWGNPETTVPAFLQLIDSENPPLHFLLGKIAYPAVQQVYTQRLAEFEEWKDVAVAAHGY, translated from the coding sequence ATGTCAAAAATAATTTTAATCACCGGTGCCTCACGCGGCTTTGGTAAATTATGGGCTAAAGCCCTTTTAAAACGTGGCGATAAAGTAGCCGCAACTGCCAGAAATATTGAAGATTTAAACGACCTGGTCTCAGAATTCGGAAACTCAGTTTTCCCTGTAAAACTGAATGTTGATGATAGAGAAGCCTGTTTTGAAGCCGTACAAAAAGTTAAAGATCACTTTGGCAGAATTGATGTACTGGTTAACAATGCCGGTTTTGGTTTATTCGGAGCAATTGAAGAAACTAACGAACAGCAAGCACGTGCACAAATGGAAACTAACTTTTTCGGTGTACTTTGGCTAAGTCAGGCTATAGTGCCAGTAATGAGAGCACAAAAAAGCGGACACATTATCCAGGTTTCCAGTTTCCTGGGCTTAATTACCCTACCCGTTTTAGGCCTTTACAATGCCTCAAAATATGCCGTTAATGGACTAAGTGAGACCCTGGCTACTGAAGTTAAAAGCTTTGGGATCAATGTTAGCCTGATTGAACCTAATGGCTTCTCTACAGACTGGTCAGGAGCATCATCTATCAGAACTGAAGCCAACGAAGTTTACAATCCGTTAAAAAAGGCATTTTCAGAGGGAGCGACACCAGAAAGTTGGGGTAATCCGGAAACAACCGTACCAGCATTCCTTCAATTAATTGATAGCGAAAACCCTCCATTACACTTCCTGCTCGGTAAAATCGCTTACCCCGCAGTTCAGCAGGTTTATACACAGCGCCTTGCAGAATTTGAAGAGTGGAAAGATGTTGCTGTAGCAGCTCACGGATACTAA